Proteins from a single region of Clupea harengus chromosome 5, Ch_v2.0.2, whole genome shotgun sequence:
- the LOC105903398 gene encoding voltage-dependent calcium channel subunit alpha-2/delta-2-like isoform X2: MAICSQSCSIACLVSVQIILIFCVPWLGVESHRFPQQYTIMHWARRIEQEIDRVLQHISGAQQLKGIYSEKRRQYSLMKNDPQAMVEKVASDIEKLLAKKRKALSKLASEAERLQKEHLWQDSIKYSMEGDSEPTNSLELEFVYDPNFKNNVNYSFTAVQIPTDIYKGAPLILNELNWTQALEKVFMENSRDDPSLLWQAFGSATGVTRYYPATPWRVPDKIDLYDVRRRPWYIQGASSPKDMVILVDVSGSVSGLTLKLIKASVMEMLDTLSDDDYVNVARFNEKAEPVIPCFEHLVQANVRNKKIFKDAVNQMQAKGTTEYKSGFHFAFDQLLNKTNVPRANCNKMIMLFTDGGEDRAQDIFEQYNWPNKTVRVFTFSVGQHNYDVTPLQWIACANKGYYFEIRSICAIRINTQEYLDVLGRPMVLAGDEAKQVQWTNVYQDALGLGLVVTGTIPVFNLTVEGNSQNQLILGVMGIDVHLDEIKKLTPRYNLGANGYVFAIDQNGYLLLHPNLQAKAVDLPEPVTLDFLDAEVEDAKKQEIRRQMIDGKLGEMTIRTLVKSIDEKYIDEAERMYTWTHIKDTDYSLGLVLPPYSEYYLQADLSDVILQLQYLQSLLPNSFESGGHIFLAPREYCQRLPIAENNTQFLADFISFVVNLRPDSEDCNQDLIHNLLLDSEIMFQLATRVWKSKDLDTYGFLALFAATESGITRVYPKMAADSWDEDPEPFNTNFYRRSLDNKGYMFKAPSRVSMDDPLTSENGTVGILVSTAVEVSVGGRTLKPAVVGVKLDLEAWVDKFKILASNVSDNRQGPHKCGPSRSCEMDCEVNSDDLLCYLIDDGGFLVMSNQRDHWKKVGLFFGDVEPYLMHALYESSIFGRHQTFQYQSVCEPSTSSHTGAAPRGIFVPSIADFLRLAWWSSAAAWTLLQQMLHVLAYNSWFNVDDAMADSFDSRGGSSCVTIQSQFYFTNTTNTYDMLQDCGNCSRLFHSKRIENTNLLFVVAETLPCGSCEVERLTLLKTDFHEENPCEVLNASRYRKNSAKCFDYNTLENTTECGGGYSLQASFGLLIWVKIISYYLTGSS; this comes from the exons ATGGCGATATGTTCACAGTCTTGCAGCATCGCCTGCCTTGTATCCGTCCAGATTATTCTGATTTTTTGCGTACCATGGCTTGGAGTAGAGAGTCACAGGTTTCCCCAGCAGTACAC GATAATGCACTGGGCCAGGCGCATCGAGCAGGAGATTGACAGAGTACTGCAGCATATCAGTGGAGCCCAGCAGCTTAAGGGG ATCTACAGTGAGAAAAGGAGACAGTACAGTCTGATGAAGAATGACCCCCAAGCTATGGTGGAGAAGGTGGCATCTGACATTGAGAAGCTTTTGGCAAAGAAACGCAAGGCCCTCAGT AAGCTGGCCAGCGAGGCAGAGCGCCTGCAGAAGGAGCATCTCTGGCAGGACAGCATTAAG TACTCCATGGAGGGTGATAGTGAGCCGACAAACTCGTTGGAGTTAGAGTTTGTTTACGATCCAAACTTCAAGAACAATGTCAATTATTCATTCACTGCAGTACAGATCCCCACAGACATCTATAAGGGTG CGCCATTAATCCTGAATGAGCTGAACTGGACACAGGCCTTAGAGAAGGTGTTCATGGAGAACAGTCGCGAtgacccctccctcctctggcAGGCTTTTGGGAGTGCCACAGGCGTCACCAGGTACTACCCAG CTACACCATGGAGGGTGCCTGATAAGATTGACCTTTATGATGTCAGAAGGAGACCCTG GTACATCCAGGGGGCCTCGTCACCAAAGGACATGGTCATCCTGGTCGATGT GAGTGGCAGTGTGAGCGGCCTGACCTTAAAGCTCATCAAGGCATCAGTCATGGAAATGCTGGACACGCTTTCAGATGATGATTATGTCAATGTGgctaga TTCAATGAGAAGGCAGAGCCGGTTATCCCTTGCTTTGAGCACCTGGTGCAGGCTAATGTACGCAACAAGAAGATCTTTAAGGATGCCGTAAATCAGATGCAGGCCAAGGGCACCACGGAGTACAAGTCCGGCTTTCACTTTGCCTTCGACCAGCTTCTGAAC AAAACAAATGTGCCACGAGCCAACTGCAACAAGATGATCATGTTGTTTACAGACGGTGGTGAAGATCGAGCTCAGGACATTTTTGAGCAGTACAATTGGCCTAACAAGACA gtcCGAGTATTCACATTCTCTGTGGGGCAGCACAATTATGATGTCACCCCTTTACAGTGGATTGCTTGTGCTAATAAAG GATACTATTTTGAGATCCGGTCCATCTGTGCCATAAGGATTAACACACAG GAGTATTTGGATGTTCTTGGACGACCCATGGTCTTGGCTGGGGATGAGGCCAAGCAAGTGCAATGGACCAATGTCTATCAGGATGCATTG GGCCTAGGACTGGTGGTGACTGGGACCATACCTGTGTTTAACCTGACTGTGGAGGGCAACTCACAG AACCAACTTATACTGGGGGTGATGGGCATAGATGTTCATCTGGATGAAATCAAGAAGCTTACTCCTCGCTACAAT CTCGGAGCTAATGGATATGTGTTTGCCATTGATCAAAATGgctacctcctcctccaccccaaccTGCAGGCGAAG GCCGTTGACCTCCCAGAGCCAGTGACGCTGGACTTTTTGGATGCAGAAGTAGAAGATGCCAAAAAGCAGGAG ATTCGGCGGCAGATGATCGATGGCAAACTGGGGGAAATGACAATTAGGACACTGGTCAAATCCATTGATGAG AAATACATCGATGAGGCTGAGCGAATGTATACCTGGACTCACATCAAAGACACCGACTACAG TTTGGGTCTGGTACTGCCACCCTACAGTGAATACTACCTTCAGGCGGACTTGAGCGATGTGATATTACAGCTGCAGT ATTTGCAGTCTTTGCTCCCAAACTCGTTTGAGTCGGGCGGGCATATTTTCCTGGCACCAAG ggaGTACTGCCAGCGTCTCCCCATTGCGGAGAACAACACCCAGTTTCTGGCAGACTTCATCTCCTTTGTGGTGAACCTGAGACCAGACTCGGAGGACT gtaaTCAAGACCTCATTCACAACCTTCTTTTGGACTCAGAAATCATGTTTCAGTTGGCTACAAGGGTGTGGAAGAGCAAAGACCTCGACAC GTATGGCTTCCTGGCGTTGTTTGCAGCTACAGAAAGTGGGATAACACGTGTTTACCCCAAAAT GGCCGCTGATTCATGGGATGAAGACCCAGAGCCCTTCAACACCAACTTCTACCGCCGGAGCTTGGACAACAAGGGCTACATGTTCAAGGCTCCCTCTCGTGTTT CCATGGATGACCCCCTGACCTCTGAGAATGGCACTGTGGGTATTCTGGTCAGCACTGCTGTGGAGGTGTCAGTCGGGGGCAGGACTCTGAAGCCGGCAG TGGTGGGAGTGAAGCTGGACCTGGAGGCTTGGGTGGACAAGTTCAAGATCTTGGCCAGCAATGTCTCTGACAATCGTCAGGGCCCTCATAAG TGTGGGCCTTCCAGAAGCTGTGAAATGGACTGTGAAGTAAACAGTGAC GATCTGCTCTGCTACCTGATCGATGATGGGGGTTTCCTGGTTATGTCCAATCAGAGAGATCATTGGAAAAAG GTGGGACTGTTTTTTGGCGATGTGGAACCCTACCTGATGCACGCACTGTACGAGAGCTCCATCTTTGGTCGTCACCAGACCTTCCAGTACCAATCTGTGTGCGAGCCCAGTACCAGCAGCCACACCGGGGCAGCCCCCAGGGGCATCTTCGTG CCCTCCATAGCTGACTTTCTCCGACTAGCTTGGTGGTCTTCAGCAGCTGCGTG GACTCTACTCCAGCAGATGCTCCATGTACTTGCCTATAACAGCTGGTTCAATGTTG ATGATGCCATGGCTGACAGCTTCGACTCAAGAGGGGGCAGTAGCTGTGTGACCATCCAGAGCCAGTTCTATTTCACTAACACTACCAATACCTACGACATGCTACAGGACTGCGGAAACtgttcaag GTTGTTCCACTCCAAACGGATCGAGAACACCAACCTGCTCTTCGTGGTGGCCGAGACCCTGCCCTGCGGCAGCTGTGAAGTGGAGCGGCTGACCCTCCTCAAGACTGACT TTCACGAGGAGAACCCTTGTGAAGTCCTGAACGCTTCCCGCTATCGCAAAAATTCAGCGAAGTGCTTTGACTACAACACACTG gAGAACACAACGGAGTGTGGAGGAGGCTACTCTCTCCAAGCCTCCTTTGGCCTCCTCATATGGGTGAAGATCATTTCATATTACCTCACGGGCAGTTCTTGA
- the LOC105903398 gene encoding voltage-dependent calcium channel subunit alpha-2/delta-2-like isoform X1, which translates to MAICSQSCSIACLVSVQIILIFCVPWLGVESHRFPQQYTIMHWARRIEQEIDRVLQHISGAQQLKGIYSEKRRQYSLMKNDPQAMVEKVASDIEKLLAKKRKALSKLASEAERLQKEHLWQDSIKELDMKYYDSKADLDYYSMEGDSEPTNSLELEFVYDPNFKNNVNYSFTAVQIPTDIYKGAPLILNELNWTQALEKVFMENSRDDPSLLWQAFGSATGVTRYYPATPWRVPDKIDLYDVRRRPWYIQGASSPKDMVILVDVSGSVSGLTLKLIKASVMEMLDTLSDDDYVNVARFNEKAEPVIPCFEHLVQANVRNKKIFKDAVNQMQAKGTTEYKSGFHFAFDQLLNKTNVPRANCNKMIMLFTDGGEDRAQDIFEQYNWPNKTVRVFTFSVGQHNYDVTPLQWIACANKGYYFEIRSICAIRINTQEYLDVLGRPMVLAGDEAKQVQWTNVYQDALGLGLVVTGTIPVFNLTVEGNSQNQLILGVMGIDVHLDEIKKLTPRYNLGANGYVFAIDQNGYLLLHPNLQAKAVDLPEPVTLDFLDAEVEDAKKQEIRRQMIDGKLGEMTIRTLVKSIDEKYIDEAERMYTWTHIKDTDYSLGLVLPPYSEYYLQADLSDVILQLQYLQSLLPNSFESGGHIFLAPREYCQRLPIAENNTQFLADFISFVVNLRPDSEDCNQDLIHNLLLDSEIMFQLATRVWKSKDLDTYGFLALFAATESGITRVYPKMAADSWDEDPEPFNTNFYRRSLDNKGYMFKAPSRVSMDDPLTSENGTVGILVSTAVEVSVGGRTLKPAVVGVKLDLEAWVDKFKILASNVSDNRQGPHKCGPSRSCEMDCEVNSDDLLCYLIDDGGFLVMSNQRDHWKKVGLFFGDVEPYLMHALYESSIFGRHQTFQYQSVCEPSTSSHTGAAPRGIFVPSIADFLRLAWWSSAAAWTLLQQMLHVLAYNSWFNVDDAMADSFDSRGGSSCVTIQSQFYFTNTTNTYDMLQDCGNCSRLFHSKRIENTNLLFVVAETLPCGSCEVERLTLLKTDFHEENPCEVLNASRYRKNSAKCFDYNTLENTTECGGGYSLQASFGLLIWVKIISYYLTGSS; encoded by the exons ATGGCGATATGTTCACAGTCTTGCAGCATCGCCTGCCTTGTATCCGTCCAGATTATTCTGATTTTTTGCGTACCATGGCTTGGAGTAGAGAGTCACAGGTTTCCCCAGCAGTACAC GATAATGCACTGGGCCAGGCGCATCGAGCAGGAGATTGACAGAGTACTGCAGCATATCAGTGGAGCCCAGCAGCTTAAGGGG ATCTACAGTGAGAAAAGGAGACAGTACAGTCTGATGAAGAATGACCCCCAAGCTATGGTGGAGAAGGTGGCATCTGACATTGAGAAGCTTTTGGCAAAGAAACGCAAGGCCCTCAGT AAGCTGGCCAGCGAGGCAGAGCGCCTGCAGAAGGAGCATCTCTGGCAGGACAGCATTAAG GAGCTGGATATGAAGTATTATGATTCCAAGGCAGACCTGGACTAT TACTCCATGGAGGGTGATAGTGAGCCGACAAACTCGTTGGAGTTAGAGTTTGTTTACGATCCAAACTTCAAGAACAATGTCAATTATTCATTCACTGCAGTACAGATCCCCACAGACATCTATAAGGGTG CGCCATTAATCCTGAATGAGCTGAACTGGACACAGGCCTTAGAGAAGGTGTTCATGGAGAACAGTCGCGAtgacccctccctcctctggcAGGCTTTTGGGAGTGCCACAGGCGTCACCAGGTACTACCCAG CTACACCATGGAGGGTGCCTGATAAGATTGACCTTTATGATGTCAGAAGGAGACCCTG GTACATCCAGGGGGCCTCGTCACCAAAGGACATGGTCATCCTGGTCGATGT GAGTGGCAGTGTGAGCGGCCTGACCTTAAAGCTCATCAAGGCATCAGTCATGGAAATGCTGGACACGCTTTCAGATGATGATTATGTCAATGTGgctaga TTCAATGAGAAGGCAGAGCCGGTTATCCCTTGCTTTGAGCACCTGGTGCAGGCTAATGTACGCAACAAGAAGATCTTTAAGGATGCCGTAAATCAGATGCAGGCCAAGGGCACCACGGAGTACAAGTCCGGCTTTCACTTTGCCTTCGACCAGCTTCTGAAC AAAACAAATGTGCCACGAGCCAACTGCAACAAGATGATCATGTTGTTTACAGACGGTGGTGAAGATCGAGCTCAGGACATTTTTGAGCAGTACAATTGGCCTAACAAGACA gtcCGAGTATTCACATTCTCTGTGGGGCAGCACAATTATGATGTCACCCCTTTACAGTGGATTGCTTGTGCTAATAAAG GATACTATTTTGAGATCCGGTCCATCTGTGCCATAAGGATTAACACACAG GAGTATTTGGATGTTCTTGGACGACCCATGGTCTTGGCTGGGGATGAGGCCAAGCAAGTGCAATGGACCAATGTCTATCAGGATGCATTG GGCCTAGGACTGGTGGTGACTGGGACCATACCTGTGTTTAACCTGACTGTGGAGGGCAACTCACAG AACCAACTTATACTGGGGGTGATGGGCATAGATGTTCATCTGGATGAAATCAAGAAGCTTACTCCTCGCTACAAT CTCGGAGCTAATGGATATGTGTTTGCCATTGATCAAAATGgctacctcctcctccaccccaaccTGCAGGCGAAG GCCGTTGACCTCCCAGAGCCAGTGACGCTGGACTTTTTGGATGCAGAAGTAGAAGATGCCAAAAAGCAGGAG ATTCGGCGGCAGATGATCGATGGCAAACTGGGGGAAATGACAATTAGGACACTGGTCAAATCCATTGATGAG AAATACATCGATGAGGCTGAGCGAATGTATACCTGGACTCACATCAAAGACACCGACTACAG TTTGGGTCTGGTACTGCCACCCTACAGTGAATACTACCTTCAGGCGGACTTGAGCGATGTGATATTACAGCTGCAGT ATTTGCAGTCTTTGCTCCCAAACTCGTTTGAGTCGGGCGGGCATATTTTCCTGGCACCAAG ggaGTACTGCCAGCGTCTCCCCATTGCGGAGAACAACACCCAGTTTCTGGCAGACTTCATCTCCTTTGTGGTGAACCTGAGACCAGACTCGGAGGACT gtaaTCAAGACCTCATTCACAACCTTCTTTTGGACTCAGAAATCATGTTTCAGTTGGCTACAAGGGTGTGGAAGAGCAAAGACCTCGACAC GTATGGCTTCCTGGCGTTGTTTGCAGCTACAGAAAGTGGGATAACACGTGTTTACCCCAAAAT GGCCGCTGATTCATGGGATGAAGACCCAGAGCCCTTCAACACCAACTTCTACCGCCGGAGCTTGGACAACAAGGGCTACATGTTCAAGGCTCCCTCTCGTGTTT CCATGGATGACCCCCTGACCTCTGAGAATGGCACTGTGGGTATTCTGGTCAGCACTGCTGTGGAGGTGTCAGTCGGGGGCAGGACTCTGAAGCCGGCAG TGGTGGGAGTGAAGCTGGACCTGGAGGCTTGGGTGGACAAGTTCAAGATCTTGGCCAGCAATGTCTCTGACAATCGTCAGGGCCCTCATAAG TGTGGGCCTTCCAGAAGCTGTGAAATGGACTGTGAAGTAAACAGTGAC GATCTGCTCTGCTACCTGATCGATGATGGGGGTTTCCTGGTTATGTCCAATCAGAGAGATCATTGGAAAAAG GTGGGACTGTTTTTTGGCGATGTGGAACCCTACCTGATGCACGCACTGTACGAGAGCTCCATCTTTGGTCGTCACCAGACCTTCCAGTACCAATCTGTGTGCGAGCCCAGTACCAGCAGCCACACCGGGGCAGCCCCCAGGGGCATCTTCGTG CCCTCCATAGCTGACTTTCTCCGACTAGCTTGGTGGTCTTCAGCAGCTGCGTG GACTCTACTCCAGCAGATGCTCCATGTACTTGCCTATAACAGCTGGTTCAATGTTG ATGATGCCATGGCTGACAGCTTCGACTCAAGAGGGGGCAGTAGCTGTGTGACCATCCAGAGCCAGTTCTATTTCACTAACACTACCAATACCTACGACATGCTACAGGACTGCGGAAACtgttcaag GTTGTTCCACTCCAAACGGATCGAGAACACCAACCTGCTCTTCGTGGTGGCCGAGACCCTGCCCTGCGGCAGCTGTGAAGTGGAGCGGCTGACCCTCCTCAAGACTGACT TTCACGAGGAGAACCCTTGTGAAGTCCTGAACGCTTCCCGCTATCGCAAAAATTCAGCGAAGTGCTTTGACTACAACACACTG gAGAACACAACGGAGTGTGGAGGAGGCTACTCTCTCCAAGCCTCCTTTGGCCTCCTCATATGGGTGAAGATCATTTCATATTACCTCACGGGCAGTTCTTGA